In Nitrosophilus labii, the following proteins share a genomic window:
- a CDS encoding efflux RND transporter permease subunit, translating into MRCRADFNTPISWMVKNPVVANLLMIFLLAGGIFMLNYVKQEVFPDYERDEVRIRVSYPQASPTEIEKAIILPIEEAISSVEGIKRFRAVAREGSATVDVEAFRGYDLQTLQNDIENAIFRIRTFPKEAEKPIITKRSYERRTISLILYGKSDRVSLYKYALKVKYHLLSNPKISKIDIYGLSPLQISIEIKNDILRKYGLSTKDISDIVRANSLELSSGVVKTPRGEVILKLSQRGEKPIDFENIPIITTKEGKIVKLKDIAKIEEVFEDEDYFAFYNGKPAIRMEVRNPQSFSPIEISKIVDEKLQTAKEFLPPNLNLEVLSSGADVFEDRVKLLLKNAALGLVLVLITLSLFLEPRLAFWVMMGIPISFLGSFLLFPILDISISMISLFAFIIALGIVVDDAIVVGENIYKYRERGCKPLNASVLGAKEMAVPVSFSILTNIVAFMPILFVPGVTGKIFEAIPLVVTAVFVISWLESIFILPSHLTYSVKKEKLSFQKRFSKAFRRWVRFSFGKFLNLVLRHRYATIVLFLSLFVLALSYALSGRMGMQLFPDTEADYVRAYIRLPAGSDVEKTKEAVLKLIKSAQELKKSIDRGDELVKGIYARVGRGGANSAEVRVYLADPDIRKEIMSTLEFGKKWRKRTGKIEGVETLQFFSSASVGAHGSPIAVELSHFDENVLKKTAQMVAQSLKNYPGVFNIDAGISSSKEEIRFVLKPLAYILGFDAQTIAREIRGRFYGYEAQRIIVGADEVKIMAKTPLKERKLLYYFDNMYLTTKDGNEVPLLNLIDIRWNYSPMEIIRKDGKRVVTVEADIRPRSKALEVLNDLQDSVLKEIKKEFPSINYSFEGRQTEMRENLSSLKFSFIISLAVIYLLLAIPFKSYIQPFIVMISIPFGIIGAILGHLLMGYSLSVISLFGIIALSGIVVNDSLIMIKFANEYREKFGFSALKTAKEAAIQRFRPVFLTTLTTFAGLMPMIFETSRQAKFLIPMAISLGFGILFATFITLILVPSLYIIIEDIRR; encoded by the coding sequence ATGAGATGTAGGGCCGATTTTAACACTCCAATCAGTTGGATGGTAAAAAATCCAGTAGTAGCAAATCTTTTAATGATCTTTTTGTTAGCGGGCGGGATTTTTATGTTAAATTACGTAAAACAGGAGGTTTTTCCTGATTACGAAAGAGACGAAGTTCGCATAAGAGTCTCCTATCCTCAAGCATCACCCACCGAAATAGAAAAAGCGATAATTTTGCCTATCGAAGAAGCTATAAGCTCGGTAGAAGGGATCAAAAGATTTAGAGCGGTAGCAAGAGAGGGAAGCGCAACGGTAGACGTTGAAGCTTTTAGAGGATATGATTTACAGACTTTGCAAAACGATATAGAAAACGCTATCTTTAGGATAAGAACTTTTCCAAAAGAGGCGGAAAAACCGATAATCACTAAAAGAAGCTACGAAAGAAGAACAATCTCTTTGATACTATACGGCAAAAGCGATCGGGTCTCTTTATACAAATACGCCCTAAAAGTAAAATACCATCTTCTATCTAATCCAAAAATATCCAAAATCGATATTTACGGTCTATCTCCTCTTCAAATAAGCATAGAGATAAAAAACGATATTTTAAGAAAATATGGACTAAGTACGAAAGATATAAGCGATATAGTTAGAGCCAACTCTCTTGAGTTATCTTCGGGAGTAGTTAAAACGCCTAGGGGAGAGGTGATACTAAAACTCTCCCAAAGGGGAGAAAAGCCTATAGATTTTGAAAATATCCCTATCATCACCACAAAAGAGGGCAAAATAGTCAAACTAAAAGATATTGCTAAAATCGAAGAGGTCTTTGAAGACGAAGACTATTTTGCGTTTTATAACGGAAAGCCTGCAATCAGGATGGAGGTAAGAAATCCGCAAAGTTTCTCACCTATAGAGATCTCAAAAATAGTAGATGAAAAACTACAAACGGCAAAAGAGTTTTTGCCTCCAAATCTTAACTTAGAGGTATTATCAAGCGGTGCGGACGTTTTTGAAGATAGGGTAAAGCTACTTTTAAAAAACGCCGCTCTTGGACTAGTGTTGGTACTCATAACCTTGTCTTTATTTTTAGAACCTAGGCTTGCTTTTTGGGTTATGATGGGGATACCAATCTCCTTTTTGGGCTCTTTTTTACTCTTTCCTATCTTAGACATATCCATTAGTATGATCTCTTTGTTTGCATTTATTATTGCGTTAGGTATCGTAGTTGACGATGCGATAGTGGTAGGCGAAAATATCTATAAATATAGAGAAAGAGGCTGCAAACCTCTAAACGCTTCGGTGCTTGGCGCTAAAGAGATGGCGGTACCGGTATCCTTTAGTATCTTGACCAATATAGTAGCATTTATGCCGATACTTTTCGTGCCGGGAGTAACAGGAAAGATTTTTGAAGCTATTCCTCTTGTGGTAACGGCCGTTTTCGTTATATCTTGGCTTGAATCTATATTTATTTTACCGTCGCACTTAACATACTCAGTCAAAAAAGAGAAATTAAGCTTTCAAAAAAGATTTTCAAAAGCTTTTAGAAGATGGGTTAGATTTAGTTTTGGGAAATTTTTAAATCTGGTTTTACGTCACAGATACGCAACGATAGTGCTGTTTTTGTCTCTATTTGTTCTTGCCCTCTCTTACGCTCTAAGCGGTAGAATGGGAATGCAGTTATTTCCGGACACCGAAGCGGACTATGTTAGAGCATATATAAGACTTCCAGCTGGTAGCGACGTAGAAAAAACCAAAGAGGCGGTTTTAAAGCTCATAAAGAGCGCTCAAGAACTTAAAAAGAGTATAGATAGAGGAGATGAACTAGTCAAAGGAATCTACGCTAGAGTCGGAAGAGGAGGAGCTAATAGTGCGGAAGTTAGAGTATATCTTGCCGATCCGGATATTAGAAAAGAGATAATGTCCACTTTAGAATTTGGTAAAAAGTGGAGAAAAAGGACAGGAAAAATCGAAGGAGTAGAAACTTTGCAATTTTTCTCCAGCGCTTCGGTAGGCGCTCACGGCTCTCCGATTGCCGTAGAACTTAGCCACTTTGATGAGAACGTGCTCAAAAAAACGGCTCAAATGGTGGCTCAAAGCTTAAAAAACTATCCCGGTGTTTTCAATATAGACGCAGGGATATCCAGCTCAAAAGAGGAGATAAGATTTGTTTTAAAACCGTTGGCCTATATTTTGGGCTTTGACGCTCAAACTATAGCGAGAGAGATAAGAGGAAGATTTTACGGTTATGAGGCTCAAAGGATTATCGTAGGAGCCGACGAAGTAAAAATTATGGCTAAAACTCCTCTAAAAGAGAGAAAACTTCTTTACTATTTTGACAATATGTATCTAACTACCAAAGATGGAAACGAAGTTCCTCTTTTAAATCTCATAGATATAAGATGGAACTACTCTCCAATGGAAATAATACGAAAAGACGGCAAAAGAGTAGTTACAGTTGAAGCGGATATTAGGCCAAGAAGTAAAGCTTTGGAAGTTTTAAACGATTTGCAAGATAGCGTCTTAAAAGAGATAAAAAAAGAGTTCCCAAGTATCAATTACAGCTTTGAAGGAAGGCAGACTGAGATGAGAGAAAATCTATCTAGTCTCAAATTTAGTTTTATAATCTCATTAGCCGTTATCTATCTACTTTTAGCAATACCTTTTAAAAGTTACATTCAACCATTTATAGTGATGATAAGTATCCCTTTTGGGATCATCGGAGCCATTTTAGGACATCTTTTGATGGGCTATAGCCTTAGCGTAATAAGCCTATTTGGAATAATCGCGCTTTCTGGGATAGTAGTAAACGACTCTTTGATAATGATCAAATTTGCTAACGAATATAGAGAAAAATTTGGTTTTAGCGCCTTAAAAACCGCTAAAGAAGCGGCTATTCAAAGATTTAGGCCAGTCTTTTTAACTACACTTACAACTTTTGCCGGATTAATGCCTATGATTTTTGAAACATCTAGACAGGCAAAATTTTTGATCCCTATGGCTATTTCACTAGGATTTGGAATCTTGTTTGCTACATTTATAACTCTTATTTTAGTACCATCATTGTATATAATAATTGAAGATATAAGAAGATAA
- a CDS encoding efflux RND transporter periplasmic adaptor subunit → MKKIIKLLFYLAVATLFAISLYQSYQWLTHKPKMHKKAHHKRWAPMVKVQKPLIGDFHFSQFQLSKVTPFRVLEIKPRVSSEVIWINPKIVQGALIKKGELLIKLDKSDFLLEIEKKEAALKRAKLNLVEEIQKQKRAKEEFRYFEGNITKEDKEFVLRIPYIEDAKAQLKAAKADLELTLLQIKRCDIKAPFDLIVLDSFVALKDVVSPSKTLLKTARADRFLIKTLIEPKKLKYLDQNSYVLIKNKTKASLFTIKKDLDDTSKLAKLIFLLKDPLKREIFLNDFLKTHIVGKKVKNVAKIPRYAIRANNKIWIVKDNRLHIIQKEPLWEDKEFAYISADNLKGYDVVISNLSTIFENMKVRVSKAKDEM, encoded by the coding sequence TTGAAAAAGATTATTAAACTACTCTTTTACTTGGCTGTGGCAACACTATTTGCAATATCTTTGTATCAATCCTATCAGTGGCTAACGCATAAACCTAAAATGCACAAAAAAGCTCATCATAAAAGATGGGCTCCTATGGTAAAAGTTCAAAAACCTCTTATAGGAGATTTTCATTTTAGTCAATTTCAGCTATCAAAAGTCACCCCTTTTAGAGTTTTAGAGATAAAGCCCAGAGTCTCTTCAGAAGTGATCTGGATAAATCCAAAAATAGTTCAAGGAGCTCTAATAAAAAAAGGCGAGCTTCTCATAAAACTGGATAAAAGCGACTTTTTACTAGAAATTGAGAAAAAGGAGGCCGCGTTAAAAAGGGCAAAACTAAATTTAGTTGAAGAGATTCAAAAACAAAAAAGAGCAAAAGAGGAGTTTAGATATTTTGAGGGAAACATAACCAAAGAGGATAAAGAGTTTGTCTTAAGAATCCCTTACATAGAAGATGCTAAAGCGCAGCTTAAAGCCGCTAAAGCCGATCTTGAGCTAACCCTTCTTCAAATAAAAAGATGCGATATAAAAGCTCCGTTCGATCTAATCGTACTAGATAGTTTCGTAGCTTTAAAAGACGTGGTTTCTCCTTCCAAAACTCTTTTAAAAACCGCTAGGGCTGATAGATTTTTAATAAAAACACTAATAGAGCCAAAAAAACTAAAATATTTAGATCAAAACTCATACGTTTTAATTAAAAACAAAACAAAAGCCTCTTTGTTTACTATAAAAAAAGATCTAGACGATACTAGTAAACTAGCTAAACTTATCTTCCTTTTAAAAGATCCGCTAAAAAGAGAGATATTTTTAAACGATTTTCTAAAAACCCACATTGTAGGCAAAAAAGTCAAAAACGTAGCAAAAATCCCAAGATACGCCATTAGAGCCAACAATAAAATCTGGATCGTCAAAGATAACCGACTACACATCATCCAAAAAGAGCCTCTTTGGGAGGATAAAGAGTTCGCCTACATAAGCGCCGATAATCTCAAAGGATATGACGTAGTTATCAGCAATCTTAGTACCATTTTTGAAAATATGAAAGTTCGAGTCTCAAAGGCTAAAGATGAGATGTAG
- a CDS encoding TolC family protein: MRYLWPIIALILNGCYVEKQKIDIPKYTQQKERPQKWWRVFKNEELNAIILASLKNSYDIKYYTEKIKEYRYLYKNSLSSLYPSVSASIKSNYYKDNESFIDENLEGSITFKYELDLFKKLSDKTKKNLFSFKSTKEDLKSAKILISSEIAKNYIYLGYEKENEKLLVKKRELALKKLDFLKRNYISKEAKISQIFNQKTALEDIEYRLKITKIYQNIYLNSLKTLLSKDIEDSLFVKADFLKTDIKIPDISVSQIAQRPDIKSLYLRLISQDYAYGAAIKEQYPSFSITSSISSDIKNISKLFDNWFLSASAAINAIIFDKEAKKSAAKAAEHKTKQLLYQYKQALLEATKEAAEIRKKIEDQKRYLYYLNQKIQNDKRELKVEKKAYLAGESSLYNLVDYEIRVIDDLNSILKAKRDLLLLIVDFYKATTSGWQKDES; the protein is encoded by the coding sequence ATGAGGTATCTTTGGCCTATTATTGCTCTAATATTAAACGGATGTTACGTAGAAAAACAAAAAATCGATATCCCAAAATATACACAACAAAAAGAGCGTCCCCAAAAGTGGTGGAGAGTTTTTAAAAATGAGGAGTTAAACGCTATTATCTTGGCCTCTCTTAAAAATAGTTACGATATAAAATATTATACGGAAAAAATAAAAGAGTATAGATATCTGTATAAAAATTCTCTATCTTCGCTCTATCCATCCGTAAGCGCCTCAATAAAGAGTAACTATTATAAAGATAACGAAAGCTTTATTGATGAAAATTTAGAAGGTTCTATAACTTTCAAATATGAATTAGATCTTTTCAAAAAACTCTCAGATAAGACAAAAAAGAACCTGTTTAGTTTCAAATCTACAAAAGAGGATCTTAAAAGCGCAAAGATCTTAATAAGCAGCGAAATAGCAAAAAACTATATCTATTTAGGCTACGAAAAAGAGAATGAAAAACTTTTGGTAAAAAAAAGAGAGCTAGCTTTAAAAAAACTCGATTTCTTAAAAAGAAACTATATTAGTAAAGAGGCTAAGATTTCGCAAATTTTCAATCAAAAAACAGCTCTTGAAGATATTGAATATAGACTAAAAATTACAAAGATTTATCAAAATATCTATCTAAACTCTTTAAAAACGTTGCTATCTAAAGATATAGAAGATAGCCTCTTCGTCAAAGCCGATTTCTTAAAAACGGATATAAAAATCCCGGATATTAGCGTATCACAAATAGCCCAAAGACCGGATATTAAGTCACTATACCTAAGGCTGATTTCGCAAGATTACGCCTACGGCGCGGCTATAAAAGAGCAGTATCCATCTTTTTCTATCACCTCATCCATAAGTTCTGATATAAAAAACATATCCAAACTTTTTGATAACTGGTTTTTAAGCGCTTCTGCGGCGATAAACGCTATCATTTTTGATAAAGAGGCTAAAAAAAGCGCGGCAAAAGCCGCGGAGCACAAAACTAAACAGCTGCTATATCAATATAAACAAGCGCTTCTAGAGGCTACGAAAGAGGCGGCGGAGATTAGAAAAAAGATTGAAGATCAAAAAAGATACCTATATTATCTAAATCAAAAGATCCAAAACGATAAAAGAGAACTAAAAGTTGAAAAGAAGGCATATTTAGCGGGAGAGAGCAGCTTGTATAATCTTGTCGATTATGAGATAAGAGTGATAGATGATCTAAATAGTATATTAAAAGCAAAAAGAGATCTTCTACTTTTGATAGTCGATTTTTACAAAGCTACTACATCAGGTTGGCAAAAGGATGAAAGTTGA
- a CDS encoding acyl-CoA dehydratase activase, giving the protein MNCFAGIDIGSTAIKIVIINEELEILGSKIAGSGSMFYKYAKENLELLLKEVDLKKENLKYIVSTGYGRKLFKEADETISEITANAIGARYAGKEFGTIRTIINLGGQDSKAISLDEEGNVVNFAMNDRCAAGTGKFLDVAAAKLEIGVEELGEYHFKSRGTPLPINSTCAVFAESEIISLLGNEHKVEDIVTGIHYSIAKRIIRLAKKVGLNDVIYFDGGPALNKGLVEAIEFELGRRLAIPKNPQITTALGAAILAKEAYEEL; this is encoded by the coding sequence ATGAACTGTTTTGCCGGGATCGACATTGGCTCAACCGCTATAAAAATTGTTATAATAAACGAAGAACTTGAGATTTTAGGCTCAAAAATAGCCGGTAGCGGTAGTATGTTTTATAAATACGCAAAAGAGAATCTAGAACTTTTACTAAAAGAGGTCGATTTAAAAAAAGAGAATCTAAAATATATAGTTTCTACCGGATATGGAAGAAAGCTTTTTAAAGAAGCGGACGAAACCATTAGCGAAATCACGGCAAACGCCATAGGAGCGAGATATGCCGGCAAAGAGTTTGGAACGATTAGGACCATTATAAATCTAGGCGGACAAGACTCAAAGGCGATTTCGCTGGATGAGGAAGGAAACGTGGTAAATTTTGCTATGAACGACAGATGTGCGGCAGGTACAGGTAAATTTTTAGATGTAGCCGCCGCAAAACTTGAAATCGGCGTGGAAGAGCTTGGGGAGTATCACTTCAAATCAAGAGGCACTCCCCTTCCTATTAACAGTACTTGCGCCGTTTTTGCAGAGTCTGAAATCATCTCTTTACTAGGAAACGAACATAAGGTGGAAGATATCGTAACCGGTATCCACTACTCCATCGCAAAAAGAATTATTAGACTCGCAAAAAAAGTTGGACTTAACGACGTTATATATTTTGACGGAGGGCCTGCTCTCAATAAAGGCTTGGTAGAGGCTATAGAGTTTGAGCTTGGAAGAAGGCTCGCCATTCCAAAAAATCCGCAAATCACTACTGCATTAGGCGCGGCTATTTTGGCAAAAGAGGCGTATGAAGAGCTATGA
- a CDS encoding double-cubane-cluster-containing anaerobic reductase — translation MQKEWGLKMTNRLRKMEDPKTRHRRHEAMEAVKILDSLKNDFKDNLESMSYFYDLYEKIYCKGEKLHFDKPTVGTMCIQVPYEIIYAADAVPVRLCNGFYTDEQLGGEFMPTKSCSLVKATLGMLSNKDIPAAQKLDLVIHPTTCDQKTKAISMIEDMGYEMYHLEFPRVKESEESREYWRRTIRKFTKDLQKELGVKINRKKVKESIKKVGKAQKIYHDLNELRKLKPSPILGKDMFLITNAFFFDDIEKWTEAVKRVYKEVKEKAKAKYNPAGKRSPRILYTGSPPIFPNLKLPMMIELADGIIVADESCSANRLLNDMVSVDEWFMYDMVDSIADRYLKGCTCPIFTQNEDRKRRLKELIIDYEVEGVVYQSFAGCQVYEMEQRSIAKEMESLGIPMLYVESDYSPAQGGQLSTRIEAFIESLKVRRRKKR, via the coding sequence TTGCAAAAAGAATGGGGTTTGAAGATGACAAATAGATTAAGAAAAATGGAAGATCCAAAAACAAGACATAGACGCCACGAGGCTATGGAGGCGGTAAAGATTTTAGACTCTCTTAAAAACGATTTTAAAGATAATCTAGAATCTATGAGCTATTTTTACGATTTATACGAAAAAATCTACTGTAAGGGAGAAAAACTACATTTTGATAAGCCTACAGTAGGAACTATGTGCATACAGGTTCCCTACGAAATCATCTATGCCGCCGATGCGGTACCCGTTAGATTGTGTAACGGTTTTTATACCGACGAACAGCTTGGCGGAGAGTTTATGCCTACAAAATCCTGCTCTTTGGTAAAAGCGACTCTTGGAATGCTTTCCAATAAAGATATCCCGGCCGCACAAAAACTAGATCTTGTCATACATCCTACAACTTGTGATCAAAAAACCAAAGCCATATCGATGATAGAAGATATGGGTTATGAGATGTATCATCTAGAGTTTCCAAGAGTAAAAGAGAGCGAAGAGAGCAGAGAGTATTGGCGAAGAACTATTAGAAAATTTACTAAAGATCTCCAAAAAGAGCTAGGAGTCAAGATCAACAGAAAAAAGGTGAAAGAGTCGATCAAAAAAGTGGGTAAAGCTCAAAAAATATACCACGACTTAAACGAACTTAGAAAACTAAAACCCTCTCCGATTCTTGGCAAAGATATGTTTCTCATAACCAACGCCTTCTTTTTTGACGATATCGAAAAATGGACGGAGGCGGTTAAAAGAGTTTATAAAGAGGTAAAAGAGAAGGCAAAAGCCAAATATAACCCGGCCGGAAAAAGATCTCCAAGAATTCTTTATACCGGCTCTCCTCCCATATTTCCAAATCTAAAGCTTCCTATGATGATAGAGCTAGCCGACGGCATTATAGTAGCCGATGAGAGCTGTTCGGCAAATAGGCTATTAAACGATATGGTTTCGGTTGATGAGTGGTTTATGTACGATATGGTCGATTCAATCGCGGATCGATATCTCAAAGGGTGTACTTGCCCCATCTTTACGCAAAACGAAGATAGAAAAAGAAGACTCAAAGAGTTGATCATAGATTACGAGGTAGAAGGAGTGGTTTATCAATCTTTTGCAGGTTGTCAAGTTTACGAGATGGAGCAAAGAAGTATAGCCAAAGAGATGGAGAGTCTAGGGATCCCAATGCTATACGTTGAGTCCGATTATAGTCCTGCTCAAGGCGGACAGCTCTCAACTAGAATAGAAGCCTTTATAGAATCTTTAAAAGTTAGGAGGAGAAAAAAACGATGA
- a CDS encoding 4Fe-4S binding protein produces MKIRDKINKIDIRKFRFWIQLFFFVIFIYGGYLAIDLGREMPMFSCGYNDENGGMCYFMPLQHQLARGWDRLFSMASIGVLTGFLTFLAWFIIFNKAWCGYICPLGTMQDWITSLRKFFKIPYSTYTQSQFEKLKKIKYIFLVIVVIFPLMIGAGLLSGEWRAAFCKMCPGRVITPMFVGDFSQWYIDFSSKTAMFLTAFGITFTILFFVGSFIKKRFFCFFCPMSAMHYIFSPFALLRLKKDGLKCTKCGDCYRVCDMQIKDIADDVTSKNILRDDCIFCLKCVGACPEEDALKVDIVKWTIFKSTKGGFAKRMGFEDDK; encoded by the coding sequence ATGAAGATTAGAGATAAAATCAACAAAATAGATATAAGAAAATTTAGGTTTTGGATACAGCTCTTTTTCTTTGTCATTTTTATATACGGCGGATATCTAGCTATCGATCTTGGAAGAGAAATGCCGATGTTTTCTTGCGGTTATAACGATGAAAACGGAGGGATGTGCTACTTTATGCCTCTGCAACATCAACTTGCAAGAGGATGGGATAGACTCTTTAGTATGGCCAGTATTGGAGTTTTAACCGGGTTTTTAACCTTTTTGGCCTGGTTTATCATTTTCAATAAAGCCTGGTGCGGATATATCTGTCCCCTTGGGACTATGCAAGATTGGATCACATCTTTACGTAAATTTTTCAAGATCCCCTACTCTACTTATACGCAAAGTCAATTTGAGAAACTAAAAAAGATAAAATATATCTTTTTGGTAATTGTAGTAATATTTCCTCTTATGATAGGAGCTGGACTGCTAAGCGGAGAGTGGAGAGCCGCATTTTGTAAAATGTGTCCCGGAAGAGTCATTACTCCTATGTTTGTTGGAGATTTTAGCCAATGGTATATAGATTTTTCATCAAAAACTGCAATGTTTTTAACCGCTTTTGGTATAACTTTTACTATTCTGTTTTTTGTCGGCTCTTTTATCAAAAAGAGGTTTTTTTGTTTTTTTTGTCCTATGAGCGCTATGCACTACATTTTTAGCCCCTTTGCGCTTTTGAGGCTAAAAAAAGATGGTTTAAAATGTACTAAATGCGGTGATTGTTATAGGGTATGCGATATGCAGATCAAAGATATAGCAGATGACGTCACAAGTAAAAATATTTTAAGAGACGACTGTATTTTCTGTTTAAAGTGCGTTGGAGCGTGTCCCGAAGAGGACGCCTTAAAAGTAGATATAGTAAAATGGACTATATTTAAATCTACAAAAGGCGGATTTGCAAAAAGAATGGGGTTTGAAGATGACAAATAG
- a CDS encoding 4Fe-4S binding protein, producing the protein MVRYIKRATNDIFRIPILKTIFKNEKFIFTVRILALFIFFYAIYLGFVEPTKENSFTRAVFWGIFWPLFIVTTLPTFGRIFCGICPHGFLGKYITDFGLKKRMPSWLENRYIGIMLLFLGWWGVYYIFPGVYRTPLGSAILFAVMTVVAFLFYYLYKDMSYCKYICPIGTALRAYSKLSFTWFGSYQEACKECKTFDCAKSCPYGLSPFNFNKKNSMSDCTLCMECTKSCAAINFRFTKPGFSLYKKFKILKAEVWVYILILAAIPISMAFHHGLGRSNIAQEFIWYKTAQFFKKFIDFGGADAVGMFAFLYATLFTILAAVIGMWIASKILKKDFSTTFYTLGYAFAPLFILASMGHALEFFFTGNYERIVEGFAWGFGFSLDVEPLAKRGDKWLAIFHLFRWIGVIWAFYILYRRFELIESTKTRKLLAFPFASLLIIFFISVNLYRDYVIDTYGRKPRGHNHQNVATYMKQKSQNIQKIVPTYKDTIWLTDRLGKRRAYVRRVPTEVPKKRVYIVSGELDSPKCVTKIEGKFLLIDADAKTQRLHPKKRGCLSLTYKMPKSGYYTLYYVGEFKGDNKNYIKVAKFEFKRFDHSEHAVYDKNKMAPKTNKSIPIDILRLRNDNETFYSRLTTGEELRFLVLFDSKPLKNAIVTLKTEFGWQKSLFTNDKGIASIKLIKDYYPPIEKYNKRYREKFLVTTKYEKDENVYEATYYGTYSPNRNEFQSYAYALLISIILLLAISAGILFYRLKTQKPFKEVRIDED; encoded by the coding sequence ATGGTAAGATACATAAAAAGAGCTACAAACGATATATTTCGAATACCTATCTTAAAAACTATCTTTAAAAACGAAAAGTTTATTTTTACCGTAAGGATTTTGGCACTCTTTATCTTTTTTTACGCAATCTATCTAGGATTTGTGGAGCCTACAAAAGAGAACAGCTTTACGCGAGCAGTATTTTGGGGGATATTTTGGCCGCTTTTTATAGTAACCACACTTCCAACTTTTGGAAGAATCTTTTGCGGTATATGCCCTCACGGCTTTTTAGGTAAATATATCACCGATTTTGGATTAAAAAAGAGAATGCCCTCTTGGCTTGAAAATAGATACATAGGTATAATGCTTCTATTTTTAGGATGGTGGGGAGTTTACTATATATTTCCTGGAGTCTACAGAACCCCTCTTGGAAGTGCAATCCTCTTTGCGGTGATGACGGTTGTAGCCTTTTTGTTTTACTATCTCTATAAAGATATGAGTTATTGTAAATATATCTGTCCCATAGGTACCGCTCTTAGAGCCTACTCTAAACTCTCTTTTACTTGGTTTGGCTCATACCAGGAAGCCTGCAAAGAGTGTAAAACTTTTGATTGCGCCAAAAGCTGCCCGTATGGACTAAGCCCGTTTAACTTCAACAAAAAAAACTCTATGAGCGATTGTACTTTGTGTATGGAGTGTACGAAATCTTGCGCGGCTATCAATTTTCGCTTCACAAAACCCGGTTTTTCTCTATATAAAAAGTTCAAAATCTTAAAAGCGGAAGTTTGGGTATATATACTTATCTTAGCCGCTATTCCTATATCTATGGCTTTTCATCATGGACTTGGAAGAAGCAACATAGCTCAAGAGTTTATCTGGTACAAAACGGCTCAATTTTTTAAAAAGTTTATAGATTTCGGAGGTGCTGACGCCGTAGGAATGTTCGCATTTTTATACGCTACTTTGTTTACGATTTTGGCCGCCGTTATCGGGATGTGGATAGCATCGAAAATCTTAAAAAAAGATTTTTCGACCACTTTTTATACGCTAGGCTACGCTTTTGCCCCTCTTTTTATACTAGCCTCTATGGGACACGCGCTAGAGTTTTTCTTTACCGGAAACTATGAAAGAATTGTAGAGGGTTTTGCTTGGGGTTTTGGCTTTTCCCTAGACGTTGAGCCTTTGGCTAAAAGAGGAGATAAATGGTTGGCGATTTTTCACCTTTTTAGATGGATAGGCGTTATATGGGCATTTTATATCTTATATAGAAGATTTGAGCTGATTGAATCTACTAAGACGAGAAAATTGTTGGCTTTTCCTTTTGCCTCTTTACTGATAATCTTTTTTATCTCGGTAAATCTATATAGAGATTACGTAATAGATACTTACGGTAGAAAGCCAAGAGGACACAATCATCAAAACGTAGCAACTTATATGAAACAAAAAAGTCAAAATATCCAAAAGATTGTCCCAACCTACAAAGATACCATCTGGTTAACCGATAGACTTGGGAAAAGAAGAGCCTATGTTAGAAGAGTGCCAACAGAAGTACCTAAAAAGAGAGTCTATATCGTTAGCGGCGAACTAGACTCTCCAAAATGCGTAACTAAAATAGAAGGAAAATTTCTCCTAATAGACGCTGACGCTAAGACACAACGCCTACATCCAAAAAAAAGAGGCTGTTTAAGTCTAACTTACAAGATGCCAAAGAGCGGATATTACACTCTATACTACGTAGGAGAGTTTAAAGGAGATAACAAAAACTACATAAAAGTAGCTAAATTTGAGTTTAAAAGATTTGACCACTCCGAACACGCGGTTTACGATAAAAACAAAATGGCTCCCAAAACTAACAAATCTATACCTATAGATATCTTAAGACTCAGAAACGACAACGAAACATTCTACTCAAGACTTACCACCGGGGAAGAGTTAAGATTTTTGGTGCTTTTTGACAGCAAACCTCTAAAAAATGCAATAGTCACCTTAAAAACTGAGTTTGGATGGCAAAAAAGTCTGTTTACAAACGACAAAGGGATCGCCTCTATTAAACTTATAAAAGATTACTACCCTCCTATCGAAAAGTATAACAAAAGATATAGAGAAAAGTTTTTGGTAACGACAAAGTATGAAAAGGATGAGAACGTATATGAAGCCACATATTACGGCACATACTCTCCTAATAGAAACGAGTTTCAATCATACGCATACGCGCTGTTGATCTCTATCATACTCCTTTTAGCTATAAGCGCAGGGATCCTTTTTTACAGACTTAAAACGCAAAAACCATTTAAAGAGGTAAGAATAGATGAAGATTAG